GACTTGTGCTCCAGGGAGCACAGCCCCCATAGGGATGAGGGTGtgcagcagccatggggcagcccctgccccatgCATGGCCGTGCCAGCTCCCGCGGGGATGGGGAGTTTCACCGAAACTCCAGGCAGGGAGGGGAAACCGAGGCACGGCGGCACCCGGGCACGGGGCGTGGTgatgtgctgcagggctgggtgccaaaagaaaaaaatcgaGGGCAAAAAAATCACCAAACAGAGCATTCTGCACACAGCTCCACCACCCCACAGCCCTTGCTGCGGGtttgaggtgaaaaaaaaaaaacaaataaggaggaaaaaaaatgttgtttttttttccgcCGTTTTGTTGCCACCCGGTGATTTGCAGGCACCAcgcagccagccctgctgctgcttggcaaAGGAACCCTGAATTCCTCGTGGGtttgggaagggagagggggaaTGTGCACAAACActtgagaaatgctgaaaaaccTTAAAACCTccttaaaataaacaaggaagAATAGAGGTCCCCCCTTACACTGGCCCTGAAATCCCCCCTCCGActcagcactgagggacactgGGGTagaaaaagagcacaaaagTTTTATTCAAATCCAACTCACTGTCATGAAAATCATGAAAACCTCTTACAATCCATTAAAAAACAGGGGTAAAACCCAAAacctgccccctccccccgcttttatttttttcctctcccttctctccttttaCCTCTCCGAAATCTGAGACCTTTTTGATTTCTCTcaataaatatacaaaaatataataaattagaaaaaacaacaacaccaCCAATGACAAAATAAAGAGGTAACACTGGTTATCAGTGGTAAGGCAGAGAAACACCAACCCAGCAGGGGGAGAggaaaatgggggggggggaaaagggagaaatggagaaatttGGGGGCCAAAGCCACATGGCTCAGCCCTTTGGTTTTTTGTCTTccttgaaatgcagaaaaaaaaaagaggaaattccCCCCCAAAACAGCCTCCCCCACTTGAAATTGtcattttttgggggggggtttCCCCCTGTTTTGTCCTCGGGACAGCGATGCCGATGCGGTGAAATCATCCCCTGCggggaataataataataataataacaacaataataataacaaccttaaaaaataataagaacaataaataaagcagaggggggggagggggcggggacGCTGGGGGCCTTCATTTGCCCGTGTGGGGTCAGATGGGGATggccgtggggcagagctgctcctgcaggcccAGCAGGCTGTAGGCGATGCGCTTCTTGTGGCCGGGCAGGCGCACCCCGATCTTGTTGATGTCgctgcaggggaaaaaacacagagGGGGTGTTGAACTGTGGGTGGGGGGTTTGGGgtgagaacagcagcaaaaggggCCGGGCTGGAGGTGGTTTGATTCTGAGCGTGGCGTAGGGCTGGATCTCGAGCAGCACTGGGGGGCATCCCACCCCGAGAGCCCCAGGGGACGGGATCCAGCCCCAGGGGACGTCCCTAAGGatgcagccccagtgcagcccTGCGCATCGCCGTCCCCAAACCCGCTGCCACTCACTCGCTCGTCATCTGCAGCACCTTCTCGATGGTGCTGTACCCGGCAGCGGCGAAGTGCTCGGCGTATTGGTGCATCTTGATGGACTCGAGCCACTCGGGCACCGTGCGGAAGGGAACGCCGTCAGAGCCACTGGTGCTGGGCAGGCGGATGGAGACgctgcaggaggggaagggagcCGAAGGAAAGAACGTCAGCACggatgcaaaataaaataaaataaaatcatgcaGCAATGCAAGACCGCAAAAGATTTACACGAAGGTAGAGGAAAGCATGGGAAAAGCAACaggctgccaaaaaaaaaaatcatgcagaaATGGATGGAAGAGGACACAGATGCAAGAAGTCGAGCAGGagtgcaataaaaaaaatgcagaaatggagGATGTGAAAAGAACAGGAGTGCAAAGATTGGAGATAAAGTCATGCAAAGGAATGAATGAGCAGGGGGAAAAGTGCAGGAATAGGAACGAACGCGGGAATGCCAAAAAATAATGCAACGatgcaaagagaaacaacaCGGGAAAGCAGAAGGGTGCAAGAACAGGAGGATGCCAAGGGCcgtgccctgctcctgctcctcaccGGGGGTCGAAATCCGCCAGCGTCTTGAGCGAGTCGGGGGCACGGACCAGCTTGTCCAGGATGCTGACAATATCGGCGAATTTGGGGCGCCGGGCGcgctcctgctgccagcactgcatcATCAGCTGGTACACGGCCGAGGGGCAGTCCAGCGGGGCGGGCAGGCGGAAGCCCTCGTTGATGGCTTTCATCACCTGCAAAGGCAGCCCGGAAATGCGGAGAATAAAGAAACACGCCCAATGAAGCCCCCTGAAATAGCAAAGTTGGGCCCCCAAAAGAAGCCAAGCTGGCCCACCCAGAATAGCAAGGTCACCTCCCAGAACAGCAAGGTCATGCCGAATAAAGCGAAGCAAAGTGACGCCAAACGAAGCACTCAGCCCCCAAAGCAACCCCCCACAAAATGAGGTGACAGAGGGGCGCGGGCGCTCACCTCGTGGTTGGAGAGCTCCCAGTACGGGCGCTCGCCGTAGGACATCACCTCCCACATGACGATGCCGTAGCTCCAGACGTCGCTGGCGGAGGTGAACTTGCGGTACGAGATGGCTTCGGGCGCTGTCCAGCGGATCGGGATCTTCCCACCCTATTGGGGCAATGCCGTCACCATCCCCGAGCAGCAGGGATAAAGAACAGAGGCAACGATGCAACATGGCACCAAAACCTCCCCCAAAATCCCCTTTGGTGGCACTTACGCTGGTGGTATAGGTGGCTTCGGGGTCGTCCTCCAGCACCCTCGACAGCCCGAAGTCGGACACCTTGCAGACCAGGTTGCTGTTGACCAGGATGTTGCGTGCAGCCAAGTCCCGGTGCACGTAGTTCATGTTGGCCAAGTACTTCATGCCCGCCGCGATGCCCCGCAGCATGCCCACCAGCTGGATGACGCAGAACTGCCCGTCTTTTTCCTAAAAGCGCAGAAAATAACCCAAAAAATCCACCTCTTGTCACTACAGGGACGTGGATGGAGCCGGGTCTTGTCTCCATGGGGATTTTGGGGCTGAAGTCCTGCTAATCCCACCCCGGGGCAATGGGATTCCATCACGCATCGCCTACCCGCAGGAATTTGTCCAACGCGCCGTTCTCCATGTACTCCGTGACAATCATGAAAGGTTTGTCTGCAGAAAAAGAGCCAAAACACGTTGAAAAATCCCCAAAGATCAATTCTGTGCTCCTGAAAAGAGTGCTTTTTGGGAAGGAAACGGTGATTTTAAGGCACTCACGCTTGGAGACGACCCCCTCAAGGCGGATGATGTTGTGGTGGCAGAACTGCCCCATGATGCTGGCCTCGCTCAGGAAGTCCACACGCTGCTTCTCCGTGTAGCCCACCTTGAGCGTCTTGATGGCCACCGGCACCTCCTTCTTGCCCTGCTTCAGGGTGCCCTTGTAGACCTCCCCGAATTCTCCTGCTCGGGGCAACAGGGAAGTTCAAAACGTGCTCCCCCCTCAGTTTGGGGACGGGTGACAAGGTGAGGACCTACCGGCTCCGATGACCTTCTGGCGGGTGATGGAGGATGGCGAGATCTCAGTGGTGAACTTGAGCATGGCTTGGTTGGGGTCTTCATAGGTGTGCGGGTCAACGTAGGTCTTGAGGGGCTTCAGCTGGTCTGTGGGGTTGGCAGCCATGTCACCTCAAAGTGTCCTCATTCGTGTCACCCCCATGCCTTGAGCCCCCCACCCCATGCCTTGAGCCCCCCACCCCACTGCTCACCGGACTTGGAGAAGTAGACGTCCTCGGGGGACTGGCGCGACGGCAAGTTCCTCCTCCTGtggaaaagcagtgtttggCCCCAGAACTCACCTCCGGGGTGGCAATAAActggatttgggttttttttttttcatctctcccTACCTCCGGAGGATGTAGAGGAGAACAGCGAGAAGGCAGAGAACAAAGAGGACACCGGTGACGGAGCCGCTGATGACGGCAGCGGACGCCATGGACTCAGCATCTGTGGGAACAGTTGGAGCCATGTacaccccatagcaccccaaaaaaccccaaatcccccAGATCCTGTTCCTCACCCTCAGGCAACGTCTCAAACTCATGCTCGAGGCTGAAGGCGCCGTGGCCATCCTTGGTGAGCGCCTGGACCCGCACCACGTAGGAGGTGCCAGGGGACAGCTTGGGGATGGTGACAGAGGTGCCCTCGCAGCGCAGCACCGAGTAACTGTTCTCATCTGACTGAGGAAGCAGGGAAGAGGGTGAGTGAGGGACTGC
The sequence above is a segment of the Numida meleagris isolate 19003 breed g44 Domestic line chromosome 20, NumMel1.0, whole genome shotgun sequence genome. Coding sequences within it:
- the EPHA2 gene encoding ephrin type-A receptor 2 isoform X1, yielding MAPFSPLPTVVLLDFAKAQGELGWLTQPYGKGWDLQQHVLNDSGIYIYAVCSVLQGEQENWLRTNWIYRSEAQRIFIELKFTVRDCNSFPGGGGSCKETFNLFYAESDVDYGTNFQKRQFKKIDTIAPDEITVQEDFDTRNVKLNVEVRSVGPLRRKGFYLAFQDLGACVSLLSVRVYYKTCPAVLRGLAVFPETVAGADSQQLAKVQGACVEHAVADKAPMLHCNTDGEWLVPIEQCQCQAGYEAAGEQCQACPPGTFKADVSLSGCQPCPAHTLPSSAAAAACPCQDEYFRAPTDPAAMPCTRPPSPPRSVIAVGLGATVQLRWSPPSDKGGREDITYFITCEQCLPESGECQPCDGGIRYSQPPQGLVGTGVTVTDLEPHVNYTFTVEARNGVSAFSPLRSVATTSISVNHTEPPQVTSVSLNGQTATSLVLSWTVPPRQQSWVWKYEVTYSKKSDENSYSVLRCEGTSVTIPKLSPGTSYVVRVQALTKDGHGAFSLEHEFETLPEDAESMASAAVISGSVTGVLFVLCLLAVLLYILRRRRNLPSRQSPEDVYFSKSDQLKPLKTYVDPHTYEDPNQAMLKFTTEISPSSITRQKVIGAGEFGEVYKGTLKQGKKEVPVAIKTLKVGYTEKQRVDFLSEASIMGQFCHHNIIRLEGVVSKRECLKITVSFPKSTLFRSTELIFGDFSTCFGSFSADKPFMIVTEYMENGALDKFLREKDGQFCVIQLVGMLRGIAAGMKYLANMNYVHRDLAARNILVNSNLVCKVSDFGLSRVLEDDPEATYTTSGGKIPIRWTAPEAISYRKFTSASDVWSYGIVMWEVMSYGERPYWELSNHEVMKAINEGFRLPAPLDCPSAVYQLMMQCWQQERARRPKFADIVSILDKLVRAPDSLKTLADFDPRVSIRLPSTSGSDGVPFRTVPEWLESIKMHQYAEHFAAAGYSTIEKVLQMTSDDINKIGVRLPGHKKRIAYSLLGLQEQLCPTAIPI
- the EPHA2 gene encoding ephrin type-A receptor 2 isoform X2; this encodes MAPFSPLPTVVLLDFAKAQGELGWLTQPYGKGWDLQQHVLNDSGIYIYAVCSVLQGEQENWLRTNWIYRSEAQRIFIELKFTVRDCNSFPGGGGSCKETFNLFYAESDVDYGTNFQKRQFKKIDTIAPDEITVQEDFDTRNVKLNVEVRSVGPLRRKGFYLAFQDLGACVSLLSVRVYYKTCPAVLRGLAVFPETVAGADSQQLAKVQGACVEHAVADKAPMLHCNTDGEWLVPIEQCQCQAGYEAAGEQCQACPPGTFKADVSLSGCQPCPAHTLPSSAAAAACPCQDEYFRAPTDPAAMPCTRPPSPPRSVIAVGLGATVQLRWSPPSDKGGREDITYFITCEQCLPESGECQPCDGGIRYSQPPQGLVGTGVTVTDLEPHVNYTFTVEARNGVSAFSPLRSVATTSISVNHTEPPQVTSVSLNGQTATSLVLSWTVPPRQQSWVWKYEVTYSKKSDENSYSVLRCEGTSVTIPKLSPGTSYVVRVQALTKDGHGAFSLEHEFETLPEDAESMASAAVISGSVTGVLFVLCLLAVLLYILRRRRNLPSRQSPEDVYFSKSDQLKPLKTYVDPHTYEDPNQAMLKFTTEISPSSITRQKVIGAGEFGEVYKGTLKQGKKEVPVAIKTLKVGYTEKQRVDFLSEASIMGQFCHHNIIRLEGVVSKHKPFMIVTEYMENGALDKFLREKDGQFCVIQLVGMLRGIAAGMKYLANMNYVHRDLAARNILVNSNLVCKVSDFGLSRVLEDDPEATYTTSGGKIPIRWTAPEAISYRKFTSASDVWSYGIVMWEVMSYGERPYWELSNHEVMKAINEGFRLPAPLDCPSAVYQLMMQCWQQERARRPKFADIVSILDKLVRAPDSLKTLADFDPRVSIRLPSTSGSDGVPFRTVPEWLESIKMHQYAEHFAAAGYSTIEKVLQMTSDDINKIGVRLPGHKKRIAYSLLGLQEQLCPTAIPI